A stretch of the Takifugu flavidus isolate HTHZ2018 chromosome 1, ASM371156v2, whole genome shotgun sequence genome encodes the following:
- the ints6 gene encoding integrator complex subunit 6, whose amino-acid sequence MPVLLFLIDTSASMNQRTHLGTTYLDIAKGAVETFIKLRGRDPASRGDRYMLVNFEDVPYGIKAGWKESHATFMTELRNLQATGLTSIGQSLRNAFDLLNLNRLVTGIDNYGQGRNPFFLEPAIIIAISDGNKLTSSSGVQDELHLPLTTPLPGSELTKEPFRWDQRLFALVLRIPGNASVEPEPVGGVPPDDSPITPMCEVTGGRSYSVFSQRTLNQCLESLVQKIQSGVVIKFEKTGPDPPPLEDAPAEVQKSGVQPWHCCHKLIYVRPNPKTGVPIGHWPIPEAFWPDQNSPTLPPRSAHPHVRFSCLDAEPMVIDKVPFDKYELEPSPLTQYILERKSPHTCWQVFVCNSAKYSDLGQPFGYLKASTALNCVNLFVMPYNYPVLLPLLDDLIKVHKFKPTLKWRQSFENYLKTMPPYYIGSLRKALRIMGAPNLLADNMEYGLSYSVVSYLKKLSQQSKIEYDRLIASIGKKLPPEAGIKVRWRGGGISLGHRRDFIQQLQSLSGDGPNMPMELNPKEFQGFHLAMLNKGLKPQSFRNPYDIPRSHLLDQLSRMRRNLLNTSVCNLRGQDSDQLHSVPIAQMGNYQDFLKSAPQPLRDADPEQPKRLHTFGNPFKLDKKGMMIDEADEFVTGPQNKGKRPADSNNSGGGGPKRRRCMSPLLRLGRAYTPPVTPPASPRPAADEDSSDGSTEPDLIVNHLNQNHYGADKGSDSETDHSSGPADHQENHTEAGDPGDVRHGEEQGNGRPQAGEPPPGIEGGTEVALVEDQPARYLSAVSLKKRIHTETTKVNNELRALITKEIRKPGRHYEKIFLLLKQIQGTLDTRLIFLHNIIKEAARFKKRVLIEQLENFLEEIHNRANNMNHVDTL is encoded by the exons ATGCCCGTTTTACTTTTTCTGATAGACACGTCCGCTTCAATGAACCAGCGCACCCATCTGGGCACTACCTATCTGGACATAGCAAAAGGCGCTGTTGAGACTTTTATTAAG CTCAGGGGGAGAGATCCGGCGAGCCGAGGGGACCGGTACATGTTGGTAAATTTTGAAGACGTTCCGTACGGCATTAAG gctGGATGGAAGGAGAGTCATGCCACTTTCATGACCGAGCTGAGGAACCTGCAAGCAACTGGGCTGACATCTATTGGCCAGTCCTTGAGGAACGCTTTTGATTTACTAAATCTCAATAGATTAGTGACTGGGATAGACAACTATGGACAG GGAAGAAATCCTTTTTTCCTCGAGCCGGCCATCATAATTGCCATCAGTGACGGCAACAAATtgaccagcagcagcggagtCCAAGACGAG CTCCATTTGCCTCTCACCACTCCGTTGCCGGGCAGCGAGCTGACCAAAGAGCCTTTCCGCTGGGACCAGCGTCTGTTCGCCCTGGTGCTGCGCATTCCTGGCAATGCCTCTGTGGAGCCTGAACCAGTTGGCGGCGTCCCACCCGATGATTCTCCCATCACTCCCATGTGTGAGGTCACAGGAG GTCGCTCTTACAGCGTGTTCTCACAGCGCACGTTGAATCAGTGTCTGGAGTCTCTGGTGCAGAAAATCCAGAGTGGAGTGGTTATAAAGTTtgagaaaactggacctgatcctcctcctctcgaGG ATGCTCCAGCTGAAGTGCAGAAGTCTGGTGTACAGCCTTGGCATTGCTGTCACAAGCTGATCTATGTACGGCCCAACCCTAAAACCGGTGTGCCCATTGGCCACTGGCCCATTCCTGAGGCCTTCTGGCCCGACCAGAACTCTCCAACTCTG CCTCCACGCTCAGCCCACCCACACGTTCGCTTCTCCTGTCTGGACGCGGAGCCCATGGTTATAGACAAGGTGCCCTTTGACAAGTATGAGCTGGAGCCGTCGCCACTCACGCAGTACATATTAGAGAGGAAGTCCCCCCACACCTGCTGGCAG GTGTTTGTATGTAACAGTGCCAAATACAGTGACCTGGGCCAACCTTTTGGATACTTGAAGGCCAGCACAGCTCTCAACTGCGTCAACCTGTTCGTGATGCCCTACAATTACCCCGTTCTTCTGCCACTTCTAG ATGATTTGATCAAAGTCCATAAATTCAAGCCTACTCTAAAATGGCGGCAGTCCTTTGAGAACTACCTGAAGACCATGCCTCCCTATTATATTGGA TCCCTGAGGAAGGCCCTGAGAATCATGGGAGCACCAAACCTGCTGGCTGATAACATGGAGTACGGCCTGAGCTACAGCGTGGTCTCCTACCTGAAGAAACTGAGCCAGCAG TCAAAAATCGAGTACGATCGTCTGATCGCCTCGATTGGCAAGAAGCTTCCGCCGGAGGCTGGAATCAAGGTGCGTTGGCGAGGGGGAGGAATTTCGCTCGGCCATCGCAGGGATttcatccagcagctgcagagtctGTCGGGAGACGGTCCAAACATGCCCATGGAGCTGAACCCCAAAGAGTTCCAAGGCTTTCATCTGGCAATGCTTAACAAG GGCTTGAAGCCGCAGAGTTTTCGGAATCCTTACGACATCCCACGCAGCCACTTGCTGGACCAGTTGAGCCGAATGAGGCGAAACCTGCTCAACACCAGCGTGTGTAATCTCCGAGGCCAGGACTCGG ATCAGCTTCACAGCGTGCCAATAGCCCAGATGGGCAACTACCAAGACTTCCTCAAATCTGCCCCCCAGCCCCTCCGGGACGCAGACCCCGAGCAACCAAAGCGCCTGCACACTTTTGGCAACCCCTTCAAGCTGGACAAGAAG GGCATGATGATCGACGAGGCGGACGAGTTCGTGACCGGCCCCCAGAACAAAGGGAAGAGACCCGCAGACAGCAACAACAGCGGGGGCGGGGGACCAAAGAGGCGGCGCTGCATGTCACCGCTGTTGCGTCTGGGCCGGGCCTACACCCCGCCAGTCACGCCCCCCGCCAGCCCCCGACCGGCCGCAG ACGAGGACTCGAGCGACGGCTCGACGGAACCCGACCTGATCGTCAACCACCTGAATCAGAACCACTACGGCGCCGACAAAGGCTCAGACTCGGAGACGGATCATTCTTCGGGCCCCGCCGACCACCAAGAGAACCACACGGAGGCCGGAGATCCCGGAGACGTGCGGCacggggaggagcaggggaacGGGCGACCGCAGGCGGGCGAGCCGCCTCCGGGCAtcgagggagggacagaggtggCGCTGGTGGAGGATCAGCCCGCTCGCTACCTGTCGGCCGTGTCTCTGAAGAAACGCATTCACACCGAGACCACAAAGGTTAACAACGAACTACGAGCGCTCATCACCAAGGAGATCAGGAAGCCCGGCAGAC ACTACGAGaagatcttcctcctcctgaagcagaTCCAGGGAACTCTGGACACGCGGCTCATCTTCCTCCACAACATCATCAAGGAGGCAGCCAG GTTCAAGAAACGCGTCCTCATCGAGCAACTGGAGAACTtcctggaggagatccacaaCAGAGCCAACAACATGAACCACGTGGACACGCTCTGA
- the LOC130513199 gene encoding LOW QUALITY PROTEIN: protein FAM124A (The sequence of the model RefSeq protein was modified relative to this genomic sequence to represent the inferred CDS: deleted 1 base in 1 codon), with translation MEKTSTEDECVDSGAETAGSDYSPLSSTSSDLSMGELQDPFLVSVHLIADPGEGEILQRAADSILACVHPELQLFRISERASLSQRPRAGQHRNGDLGPARQPALAVILFLQEACGGEEEVLMLHRTLQRPPWRYHHTEQVSNGRRMLPLTPCSQDFFTLSPGTPLWAVRQVHYGKEIVRFTVYCQHENYGDMVRLYKLLLQRRVAQKKEDFCFFVVYSNPDMEIQLSFKRLPRGQKPVVLESAVMEVRVRDVGALVPLLPHPCGPISEVRWQTEDYDGNKVLLQVQAPRFKRHKDPPRTPSAITGPSSAPPTIARNATSHRNRRHHLHQNPRSARTSVCEDAEEGERWAEPRRTQGRSHRSGSMFSLPNLGSASFRSTCSSPGPTSSPHHRSHPLQRSNSLVPPFRLNVDALIGAEETDVDTGDRVNPGSGVDLSVVSAYLKSSLLQTSRPLSAPPEDMEASQSPVVPAENSFKAATLGRTLNVFSAAGGCMLSGTRASCADVSVAPSLSDVSLNHSDSCSLMSATIEEVDKFEEQEEDLEFYI, from the exons GTGATTTATCGATGGGCGAGCTCCAGGATCCCTTCCTCGTCAGCGTCCACCTCATCGCCGACCCCGGCGAAGGCGAGATCCTGCAGCGCGCCGCCGATTCCATCCTAGCGTGCGTTCACCCCGAGCTGCAGCTGTTCCGGATCTCCGAGCGGGCCTCGCTCTCCCAGCGACCCCGAGCCGGGCAGCACCGCAACGGCGACCTGGGCCCGGCCCGTCAGCCGGCTCTGGCGgtcatcctgttcctccaggaggcGTGCGGCGGCGAGGAGGAGGTG TTGATGCTGCACCGCACTCTGCAGAGGCCCCCGTGGCGCTACCACCACACGGAGCAGGTCAGCAACGGCCGGCGGATGCTCCCCCTGACCCCCTGCAGCCAGGACTTCTTCACGCTGTCGCCCGGCACGCCGCTGTGGGCGGTCCGACAGGTCCACTACGGGAAAGAAATCGTGCGATTCACCGTCTACTGTCAGCACGAGAACTACGGCGACATGGTGCGACTGtacaagctgctgctgcagcgcagGGTCGCGCAGAAGAAGGAGGACTTCTGCTTCTTCGTGGTTTATTCCAACCCGGACATGGAGATCCAGCTGTCCTTTAAGAGGCTTCCGCGGGGTCAGAAGCCGGTGGTTCTGGAGTCCGCAGTGATGGAGGTGAGGGTGCGAGATGTGGGGGCGTTGGtgcccctcctgccccaccCCTGCGGCCCCATCAGCGAGGTCCGCTGGCAGACGGAGGACTACGACGGGAACAAggtcctgctgcag GTTCAAGCTCCACGCTTCAAACGCCACAAAGACCCCCCCCGCACGCCGTCCGCGATCACAGGGCCGAGCTCAGCTCCGCCCACCATCGCCCGAAATGCTACCTCCCACAGGAACCGgcgccaccacctccatcagAACCCCCGCAGCGCCCGTACCTCTGTGTGTGAAGATGCTGAGGAGGGGGAGCGGTGGGCGGAGCCGCGGAGGACCCAGGGGAGGAGCCACCGGTCCGGCTCCATGTTCTCTCTACCCAACCTGGGCTCGGCCAGCTTCCGTTCCACCTGCTCCTCGCCTGGACCCACCTCCAGCCCCCATCACAGGAGCCACCCCCTCCAACGGAGCAACTCTCTCGTTCCTCCATTTCGGCTCAACGTGGATGCGTTGATCGGGGCGGAGGAGACCGACGTGGACACGGGAGACAGAGTGAATCCAGGCAGCGGTGTGGACCTCTCCGTCGTGTCCGCGTACCTAAAGTCCAGCCTGCTGCAGACGTCGCGGCCATTATCGGCCCCGCCGGAGGACATGGAAGCCTCTCAGTCCCCTGTTGTCCCAGCAGAGAACTCCTTCAAGGCGGCCACGCTGGGCCGGACTCTGAACGTCTTCTCAGCCGCTGGTGGCTGCATGTTGTCGGGGACACGTGCCTCGTGTGCAGACGTGAGTGTTGCTCCATCCCTGAGCGACGTTTCCCTCAACCATTCTGACAGTTGCAGCCTTATGAGTGCAACCATTGAAGAGGTGGACAAGTttgaagaacaagaagaagaccTGGAATTCTACATTTGA
- the serpine3 gene encoding probable serpin E3, which produces MCRLPAASLIICFWLAERSQGNSSFQSSMAELHARFAVGLYRTLAETENGSDLIVSPLSVSVSLGLLQLGAGGNTLAQLEGTLGYNVKDVQVQDFLLHPPRDGGQGKGLQQTCTLFLQNGVQLLMEFARQATAWANASVIRANFSQPKPSLEQTGSSRDELWHLQAGGSSGDLSGSGEAQVEAPGWSHRQQMALVNTVAFRGVWQKQFQFANTQNLPFTRSDGSSIKVPMMYQATEVSFGQFRTSADQRYTVLELPFLGRTLSLQVVLPSERKTPLSSLESQLTARQVASWDFGLRRTKMDIFLPRFKIQNKFNLRSVLPAIGITDAFNPTTADFSGISAEERLYVSDAFHEVRIEVTEDGTKAAAATSMVLLKRSRAPVFKADRPFLFLLRQTSTGSILFMGRVTNPGDQGA; this is translated from the exons ATGTGTCGCCTGCCGGCGGCCTCCCTCATCATTTGCTTTTGGCTGGCGGAGAGGAGCCAGGGGAACAGCAGCTTCCAGAGCAGCATGGCGGAGCTCCACGCCCGCTTCGCCGTCGGCCTCTACCGAACGCTCGCCGAGACGGAGAACGGCTCTGACCTGATCGTGTCCCCCCTCAGCGTCTCGGTGTCTctggggctgctgcagctgggcgcCGGGGGCAACACGCTGGCGCAGCTGGAGGGAACGCTGGGCTATAACGTGAAGG ATGTCCAGGTCCAAGACTTCCTGCTGCACCCGCCGAGGGACGGCGGTCAGGGCAAGGGGCTGCAGCAGACGTGCACGTTATTCCTGCAGAACGGCGTCCAGCTGCTGATGGAGTTCGCCCGACAGGCGACGGCCTGGGCCAACGCCAGCGTGATCCGGGCCAACTTCAGCCAACCCAAACCCAGTCTGGAGCAGACGGGAAGCAGTCGCG ATGAGTTGTGGCATCTCCAGGCTGGCGGAAGCAGCGGGGATCTGTCGGGCTCAGGCGAGGCCCAGGTGGAAGCCCCCGGGTGGAGCCACCGTCAGCAGATGGCCCTGGTTAACACTGTGGCGTTCAGGGGCGTCTGGCAGAAGCAGTTCCAGTTCGCCAACACCCAGAACCTGCCCTTCACCCGGTCGGACGGCAGCAGCATCAAGGTGCCCATGATGTACCAGGCCACCGAGGTCAGCTTTG GCCAGTTCAGGACCTCAGCGGATCAGAGGTACACGGTGCTGGAGCTGCCCTTCCTGGGCCGCACGCTGAGCCTGCAGGTGGTCCTACCCAGCGAGAGGAAGACGCCGCTGTCCTCCTTGGAGTCCCAGCTCACAGCCCGGCAGGTGGCGTCCTGGGACTTCGGCCTGCGCAGGACCAAGATGGACATTTTCCTCCCCAG GTTTAAAATACAGAACAAATTCAATCTGAGGTCTGTGCTTCCGGCCATCGGCATCACCGACGCCTTTAATCCGACAACAGCTGATTTCTCTGGAATTTCAG CGGAGGAGAGACTTTATGTGTCTGACGCCTTCCATGAAGTGAGAATAGAAGTCACAGAAGATGGAACCaaagcagctgctgcaacaT CAATGGTGCTACTCAAACGATCCCGTGCTCCTGTTTTCAAGGCAGATCGTCCATTTTTATTTCTCCTACGACAGACCAGCACAG GATCGATCCTGTTCATGGGCCGAGTTACGAACCCCGGGGACCAAGGagcgtaa